One genomic window of Caenorhabditis elegans chromosome I includes the following:
- the prp-31 gene encoding U4/U6 small nuclear ribonucleoprotein Prp31 (Confirmed by transcript evidence) — protein sequence MSLAEELMADFDDDDDEDLEDIPDLGENLKGVKKEELDDDIEEATEEPMDTTKYASVHDVAKLARSDEYLALVKQLEVELKRPQDEVKVTAPLEADPQYKLIVKLSHVAADIDNEINVIHKFVRDKYEKRFPELETLVPNALTYLATVQLLGNEINSKVVKEQLGGILDASTCMVVSVTVSTTQGVKLEPNELETVMDACNLAAQLHVNRLEMHQLVEWRMALIAPNLVALLGSTTTAHLVSQAGGLSPLATMPSCNVQVLGKTKKNLIGFSTVSTNPHHGFIYFHQLVQKMPPDLKNKAAKILAAKVTLVARIDAQHESSNGEKGAEFLALVESKFEKMLEPPPVKANKALPKPLDKASKKRGGRRTRKMKERLGMTDLRKSANRMNFGELGEDVMQEHMGFDIGQVKTGNVTGGRIRTAAVDQKTRARMSQKMMRQMERQKAAGGMTSIRSKMAGTASSVTFTPIQGLEIINPAAQEQQQCSSTSNYFSSSGSFVNIDRMTL from the exons ATGTCGTTGGCTGAAGAACTTATGGCTGATTTTGACGATGACGACGATGAGGATTTGGAAGACATTCCAGATCTCGGAGAAAACCTTAAG gGCGTCAAAAAGGAAGAACTCGATGATGATATTGAAGAAGCAACAGAAGAACCGATGGATACAACTAAATATGCATCAGTGCACGATGTAGCAAAGCTTGCCAGATCTGATGA ATATTTAGCACTAGTGAAACAATTGGAAGTTGAACTGAAACGGCCTCAGGATGAAGTGAAGGTGACAGCTCCTCTTGAAGCAGATCCACAATACAAGCTTATTGTTAAATTATCCCAC GTCGCTGCAGATATCGACAACGAGATCAATGTGATTCACAAATTTGTTCGTGATAAATATGAAAAGCGCTTTCCTGAACTAGAAACGCTTGTTCCTAACGCGTTGACCTATTTGGCTACTGTACAGTTACTGGGAAACGAGATCAACAGCAAGGTAGTGAAAGAACAACTCGGCGGAATTCTAGATGCCTCAACATGCATGGTGGTCAGTGTAACAGTCTCAACAACACAAGGAGTCAAGCTTGAGCCAAATGAGCTGGAAACCGTCATGGATGCTTGTAATTTGGCTGCTCAACTTCATGTCAATCGTCTCGAAATGCACCAACTTGTAGAATGGCGAATGGCTCTGATTGCCCCGAATCTGGTTGCTTTGCTCGGCTCAACTACTACTGCCCATCTAGTTTCACAAGCCGGAGGATTGTCTCCACTAGCCACAATGCCATCATGTAATGTACAGGTTCtcggaaaaacgaaaaagaattTGATTGGATTCTCAACAGTGTCCACAAATCCACATCATGGTTTTATCTATTTCCATCAGTTGGTTCAAAAGATGCCTCcagatttgaaaaacaaagCGGCCAAAATTTTAGCTGCAAAAGTGACTTTAGTTGCTAGAATTGATGCTCAACACGAGTCATCCAACGGAGAAAAAGGCGCGGAATTTCTGGCGTTGGTGgaaagtaaatttgaaaaaatgttggagcCACCACCAGTGAAAGCTAACAAAGCGCTTCCAAAACCTTTGGATAAGGCAAGTAAAAAACGTGGAGGACGTCGAACAAGAAAGATGAAGGAACGCCTCGGAATGACGGATCTTCGGAAAAGTGCCAATCGCATGAACTTTGGAGAATTGGGAGAAGATGTAATGCAAGAGCACATGGGATTCGATATTGGGCAGGTGAAGACCGGAAATGTGACTGGTGGAAGAATCCGAACAGCCGCAGTGGATCAGAAGACCAGAGCAAGAATGTCGCAAAAGATGATGCGGCAGATGGAGAGACAGAAAGCAGCTGGAGGAATGACAAGTATTCGAAGCAAAATGGCGGGAACTGCGTCATCTGTCACGTTCACACCAATTCAAGGTCTAGAGATTATCAATCCAGCTGCACAAGAACAGCAACAATGTTCATCGACTTCAAACTATTTCTCCTCGTCTGGAAGTTTTGTTAATATTGATCGGATGACtttataa
- the Y110A7A.7 gene encoding Fungal lipase-type domain-containing protein (Confirmed by transcript evidence): protein MRNGFALFSCLFFFLADCKKVNRDFDYELSKRTLEFAAAAYSIDPEPCISKNNATLLFFKKVECDYMRDECWSVIAADNDTIFVSFSGTKSKEQLVTELIESIGRPKHKLHNAGSVHYYFYSALKTMWSPMEKLLRGLKDSLPDHKIVFTGHSLGGAIASIASTVFVRNFPETSSRTFSITFGQPRVGNLEYAMTHDKLVAGGSWRLIHGRDIVAHIPFCVESYARWCIPFYNHGSYHHGVEVWFPGNMTSQDTFKVCTGTPLNEDNLCSNTHRYFDINDHLFYFGHHVSDYGVNGCVDPPDDEPLINNENV, encoded by the exons ATGCGAAACGGGTTCGCTCTTTTTTCAtgtcttttcttctttctagCTGATTGCAAGAAAGTAAATCGAGATTTTGACTATGAATTGAGCAAGAGAACTCTGGAATTCGCAGCGGCTGCGTATTCCATCGATCCGGAACCTTGCATCTCGAAAAACAATGCGactttattgtttttcaaaaaggtgGAGTGCGATTATATGCGTGACGAG tgcTGGAGTGTGATTGCTGCCGACAACGACACAATATTCGTCAGTTTCAGTGGAACAAAATCGAAAGAGCAGCTGGTAACTGAACTTATCGAAAGCATTGGTCGGCCAAAGCACAAA TTGCACAATGCTGGATCAGTTCATTATTACTTCTACTCTGCTCTAAAAACAATGTGGTCACCAATGGAAAAACTACTGCGAGGACTGAAAGACTCACTTCCAGATCATAAAATTGTGTTCACAGGACACTCATTGGGCGGAGCTATTGCAAGTATTGCATCGACTGTTTTCGTTAGAAACTTTCCCGAAACGTCGAGTCGAACCTTTTCAATCACATTCGGACAGCCTAGAGTTGGAAATCTCGAATATGCCATGACACATGACAAATTAGTTGCTGGAGGAAGCTGGAGACTGATTCATGGAAGAGATATT gttGCACATATTCCGTTCTGCGTGGAAAGCTATGCCAGATGGTGTATACCATTCTACAATCATGGATCCTATCACCATGGAGTCGAAGTCTGGTTTCCTGGAAACATGACAAGTCAAGATACGTTCAAAGTTTGCACCGGGACTCCATTGAACGAGGACAATTTGTGCAG CAACACTCATCGCTACTTTGACATCAACGATCACCTGTTCTACTTTGGACACCACGTCTCAGATTACGGTGTTAATGGATGTGTAGACCCACCGGATGATGAACCATtaataaataatgaaaatgtttaa
- the pfkb-1.1 gene encoding 6-phosphofructo-2-kinase domain-containing protein (Partially confirmed by transcript evidence), with amino-acid sequence MLQENEMPGPAGVPQRKMTYFVPKSDNSNEQVRVPNVIALVGLPARGKTYISHKLCRYLNWIGIKTKAFNVGEYRRRACNLEEEGENEFFSPNNARGQKIRDECAKLAIEDMGRYLDNKEGEVAILDATNTTRDRRKLLMEFCRNMMHEPPFRVFFVESVCDDPDIINSNITEVKINSPDYKGIMSQEEAKEDFLKRIENYRMQYEPLDEDHDEELSYIKVINAGKSFYVHNVNGHVQSRVVYFLMNIHLLPRSIYLSRHGESEYNRIGRLGGDSPLSENGLNYAGKLREYFEKEDLDDFRVWSSQKIRAAQTASHLKDLAGHTEFWKCLDEIDAGICEGLTYEDFEARYPKQFAERDKDKYHYRYPSGESYEDLVARLEPVIMELERQSNVLVISHQAVLRCILAYFTNKNRDDLPYLKVPLHTVIKLTPKAYS; translated from the exons ATGTTGCAGGAGAACGAGATGCCTGGGCCAGCCGGCGTACCGCAGCGCAAAATGACGTATTTCGTGCCGAAGAGTG acaactcAAACGAGCAGGTTCGAGTTCCAAACGTCATCGCACTTGTCGGACTGCCGGCACGTGGCAAAACATACATCTCACACAAACTGTGTCGTTACCTCAACTGGATTGGAATTAAGACCAAAG CATTCAATGTCGGCGAGTACAGAAGAAGAGCGTGTAATTTGGAAGAAGAAGGCGAAAATGAGTTCTTCTCGCCAAACAACGCCAGAGGTCAAAAGATCCGAGA tgagtGCGCGAAATTAGCCATTGAAGATATGGGAAGGTACTTGGATAACAAGGAAGGAGAAGTGGCG ATTCTCGACGCGACAAATACTACAAGAGACCGACGAAAGCTTCTGATGGAGTTTTGCAGAAATATGATGCACGAGCCACCATTCCGTGTCTTCTTTGTGGAATCTGTTTGTGATGATCCTGATATTATCAACTCGAATATCACG GAAGTGAAAATCAATTCGCCAGATTATAAAGGAATAATGTCTCAAGAGGAAGCAAAAGAAGACTTTTTGAAGCGTATCGAGAACTATCGAATGCAATATGAGCCACTTGATGAGGATCATGATGAAGAGCTGAGCTATATCAAAGTTATCAATGCCGGAAAATCCTTCTATGTTCACAATGTTAATGGTCATGTGCAGAGTCGTGTTGTGTATTTCCTGATGAATATTCATCTTCTTCCAAGAAGTATTTATTTGTCAAGA CATGGAGAAAGTGAGTACAACAGAATTGGTCGTCTTGGTGGTGATTCCCCACTCAGTGAAAATGGTTTAAATTACGCTGGAAAACTTCGCGAATACTTCGAAAAAGAAGATTTGGACGATTTCCGTGTTTGGTCATCTCAAAAGATTCGTGCCGCCCAGACAGCTTCTCATCTGAAAGATCTCGCTGGTCATACAGAGTTCTGGAAATGTCTTGATGAAATCGATGCCGGAATATGTGAAGGATTAACTTATGAAGATTTCGAGGCTCGTTATCCGAAACAATTCGCTGAAAGAGATAAGGATAAATATCACTACCGTTATCCAAGTGGGGAATCATATGAAGATCTGGTTGCTCGTCTGGAGCCAGTTATCATGGAGCTTGAGAGACAATCCAATGTCCTTGTCATTTCTCATCAAGCAGTTCTCCGTTGCATTCTTGCCTATTTTACTAACAAAAATCGAGATGATCTTCCATATCTGAAGGTTCCATTGCATACAGTCATCAAGCTCACACCAAAAGCCTATTCCT AG
- the pfkb-1.1 gene encoding 6-phosphofructo-2-kinase domain-containing protein (Confirmed by transcript evidence) — protein sequence MPGPAGVPQRKMTYFVPKSDNSNEQVRVPNVIALVGLPARGKTYISHKLCRYLNWIGIKTKAFNVGEYRRRACNLEEEGENEFFSPNNARGQKIRDECAKLAIEDMGRYLDNKEGEVAILDATNTTRDRRKLLMEFCRNMMHEPPFRVFFVESVCDDPDIINSNITEVKINSPDYKGIMSQEEAKEDFLKRIENYRMQYEPLDEDHDEELSYIKVINAGKSFYVHNVNGHVQSRVVYFLMNIHLLPRSIYLSRHGESEYNRIGRLGGDSPLSENGLNYAGKLREYFEKEDLDDFRVWSSQKIRAAQTASHLKDLAGHTEFWKCLDEIDAGICEGLTYEDFEARYPKQFAERDKDKYHYRYPSGESYEDLVARLEPVIMELERQSNVLVISHQAVLRCILAYFTNKNRDDLPYLKVPLHTVIKLTPKAYSCEIELFKFDIEAVNTYREKPQ from the exons ATGCCTGGGCCAGCCGGCGTACCGCAGCGCAAAATGACGTATTTCGTGCCGAAGAGTG acaactcAAACGAGCAGGTTCGAGTTCCAAACGTCATCGCACTTGTCGGACTGCCGGCACGTGGCAAAACATACATCTCACACAAACTGTGTCGTTACCTCAACTGGATTGGAATTAAGACCAAAG CATTCAATGTCGGCGAGTACAGAAGAAGAGCGTGTAATTTGGAAGAAGAAGGCGAAAATGAGTTCTTCTCGCCAAACAACGCCAGAGGTCAAAAGATCCGAGA tgagtGCGCGAAATTAGCCATTGAAGATATGGGAAGGTACTTGGATAACAAGGAAGGAGAAGTGGCG ATTCTCGACGCGACAAATACTACAAGAGACCGACGAAAGCTTCTGATGGAGTTTTGCAGAAATATGATGCACGAGCCACCATTCCGTGTCTTCTTTGTGGAATCTGTTTGTGATGATCCTGATATTATCAACTCGAATATCACG GAAGTGAAAATCAATTCGCCAGATTATAAAGGAATAATGTCTCAAGAGGAAGCAAAAGAAGACTTTTTGAAGCGTATCGAGAACTATCGAATGCAATATGAGCCACTTGATGAGGATCATGATGAAGAGCTGAGCTATATCAAAGTTATCAATGCCGGAAAATCCTTCTATGTTCACAATGTTAATGGTCATGTGCAGAGTCGTGTTGTGTATTTCCTGATGAATATTCATCTTCTTCCAAGAAGTATTTATTTGTCAAGA CATGGAGAAAGTGAGTACAACAGAATTGGTCGTCTTGGTGGTGATTCCCCACTCAGTGAAAATGGTTTAAATTACGCTGGAAAACTTCGCGAATACTTCGAAAAAGAAGATTTGGACGATTTCCGTGTTTGGTCATCTCAAAAGATTCGTGCCGCCCAGACAGCTTCTCATCTGAAAGATCTCGCTGGTCATACAGAGTTCTGGAAATGTCTTGATGAAATCGATGCCGGAATATGTGAAGGATTAACTTATGAAGATTTCGAGGCTCGTTATCCGAAACAATTCGCTGAAAGAGATAAGGATAAATATCACTACCGTTATCCAAGTGGGGAATCATATGAAGATCTGGTTGCTCGTCTGGAGCCAGTTATCATGGAGCTTGAGAGACAATCCAATGTCCTTGTCATTTCTCATCAAGCAGTTCTCCGTTGCATTCTTGCCTATTTTACTAACAAAAATCGAGATGATCTTCCATATCTGAAGGTTCCATTGCATACAGTCATCAAGCTCACACCAAAAGCCTATTCCTGTGagattgaacttttcaaattcgaCATCGAAGCAGTCAATACTTACAGAGAGAAGCCACAATAG
- the mtm-1 gene encoding Phosphatidylinositol-3,5-bisphosphate 3-phosphatase mtm-1 (Confirmed by transcript evidence), with translation MDDRGNNSGEVGEFASSSMIQESIDLKLLAAESLIWTEKNVTYFGPLGKFPGKIVITRYRMVFLVGDGGKMYEQWKLDIPLGQVSRIEKVGRKTTSVAKRGDDNYGFTIYCKDYRVYRFTCNPASSDRKNVCDSLNRYAFPLSHNLPMFASVHAAETPRLMKDGWKIYSAEKEYERLGIPNSRLWKEVDINKDYKFSETYPRTFVIPTVSWEEGKPFVKKLGEFRSKERIPVLSWINQTTLASISRCSQPMTGISGKRSAEDERHLTNIMNANANCRELLILDARPAVNAKLNKAKGGGYEENYVNAPLTFLNIHNIHVVRDSLKRLLAALIPRVDEKGYYKALDESKWLNHVQSILEGAVKAVFNVDTEKQSVLIHCSDGWDRTAQLTSLAMIQLDSYYRTIEGFIVLIEKEWCSFGHKFGERIGHGDDNYSDGERSPVFVQFCDCLWQIMRQFPWAFEFTQELLICMLDELYACRYGTFLYNSEKIRLKDKKCDETTISFWSYVLENKKKFRNPMFKHGKSNKVINVNPSLCGLHVWIDYYARSNPYVVTPNHEDVQQPGAQFVDEKKQLLDEIMALDDAAQKLTA, from the exons ATGGATGACAGAGGGAACAATAGTGGAGAAGTTGGAGAAT TTGCCAGTTCATCAATGATACAAGAATCAATAGATCTCAAATTGTTAGCCGCAGAAAGTCTTATTTGGACAG agaaaaatgtgacataCTTCGGACCACTTGGAAAATTTCCAGGTAAAATCGTAATTACTAGGTATCGAATGGTTTTTCTCGTTGGTGATGGTGGAAAAATGTATGAG caatggAAGCTCGATATTCCACTCGGACAAGTGTCTCGGATAGAAAAAGTTGGTAGAAAGACGACGAGTGTTGCCAAACGAGGCGATGATAATTATGGATTCACAATTTATTGTAAAGATTATCGAGTTTATCGATTTACATGTAATCCAGCATCGAGtgatagaaaaaatgtttgcgaTTCGTTGAATAGATACGCTTTTCCGCTATCGCATaatttg ccaatgtTCGCCTCTGTACATGCAGCAGAAACACCTAGACTTATGAAAGAtggttggaaaatttattcagcTGAAAAAGAATATGAACGCCTTGGAATCCCGAATTCACGTCTTTGGAAAGAAGTGGACATTAATAAAGACTATAAATTTAGCGAAACTTATCCAAGAACT tttgtAATTCCGACAGTATCTTGGGAGGAAGGAAAACCATTTGTAAAGAAGCTCGGCGAGTTTAGAAGCAAAGAAAGAATTCCCGTGTTGAGTTGGATTAATCAGACAACTTTAGCTTCAATTTCACGATGCTCACAGCCAATGActggaatttctggaaaaagaaGTGCTGAGGACGAGCG acatctCACGAACATTATGAATGCCAATGCTAATTGTCGTGAACTTCTGATCCTTGATGCAAGACCAGCAGTCAATGCAAAACTTAATAAGGCAAAAGGTGGAGGTTATGAAGAGAATTATGTCAATGCTCCTCTAACATTCCTCAATATTCACAATATTCACGTTGTTCGGGATTCATTAAAACGATTGCTAGCCGCGCTGATTCCACGTGTCGACGAGAAGGGATACTACAAAGCGTTAGACGAATCGAAATGGCTCAATCATGTTCAGAGCATTTTGGAAGGAGCAGTAAAAGCTGTCTTCAATGTTGACACTGAAAAACAATCAGTATTGATTCATTGTTCTGATGGTTGGGATCGAACTGCACAGCTGACGTCGTTGGCAATGATTCAACTCGACTCCTATTACCGTACAATTGAAGGATTTATCGTTTTGATTGAGAAGGAATGGTGTAGCTTTGGTCATAAATTTGGAGAGAGAATCG GTCACGGCGACGATAACTACAGCGATGGAGAACGATCTCCCGTATTTGTTCAATTCTGTGACTGCCTATGGCAAATTATGCGACAATTTCCATGGGCATTTGAATTTACACAAGAACTGCTAATTTGTATGCTCGATGAGCTCTACGCTTGCAGATATGGAACATTTTTGTacaattccgaaaaaatccgGCTGAAGGATAAG aaatgcgATGAAACGACGATATCGTTCTGGTCctatgttttggaaaataaaaagaaattcagaaatccaATGTTTAAGCATGGAA aATCCAATAAAGTGATAAACGTAAACCCATCTCTCTGCGGTTTACATGTATGGATTGATTACTACGCCCGATCGAATCCATATGTAGTTACTCCAAATCATGAG GATGTTCAACAGCCAGGCGCACAGTTTGTCGACGAGAAAAAGCAATTGTTGGATGAGATTATGGCTCTTGACGAcgctgctcaaaaattgaccgcctag
- the tyms-1 gene encoding Thymidylate synthase (Confirmed by transcript evidence) has product MNKENIIADAPSDVVKTVQQQVHLNQDEYKYLKQVEQILREGTRRDDRTGTGTISIFGMQSKYCLRNGTIPLLTTKRVYWKGVLEELLWFISGSTDGKLLMEKNVKIWEKNGDRAFLDNLGFTSREEGDLGPVYGFQWRHFGAKYVDCHTDYSGQGVDQLAEVIRQIKEQPDSRRIIMSAWNPSDLGQMVLPPCHTMCQFYVDNGELSCQLYQRSGDMGLGVPFNLASYGLLTHMIAKVCGLKPGTLVHTLGDAHVYSNHVDALKIQLDREPYAFPKIRFTRDVASIDDFTSDMIALDDYKCHPKIPMDMAV; this is encoded by the exons ATGAACAAAGAAAATATCATCGCCGATGCGCCTTCTGATGTCGTAAAAACCGTTCAACAGCAAGTTCACTTGAATCAAGatgaatataaatatttgaagcaagttgagcaaattttgagagaagGAACACGAAGAGATGATCGCACTGGGACTGGAactatttcgatttttggaatgCAATCGAAATACTGTTTGAGAAATG GCACAATTCCGTTGCTTACCACGAAACGTGTCTATTGGAAGGGAGTTCTCGAGGAATTACTTTGGTTTATTTCTGGATCGACCGATGGAAAGCTTTTGatggagaaaaatgtgaagattTGGGAGAAAAACGGCGATCGCGCGTTCCTTGACAATCTCGGATTTACGTCTCGTGAAGAAGGAGATCTTGGACCAGTTTATGGATTTCAATGGAGACACTTTGGGGCGAAATATGTGGATTGTCATACAGATTACTCTGGACAAGGTGTTGATCAGTTGGCTGAAGTTATCCGACAGATTAAGGAGCAACCGGATAGTCGAAGAATCATTATGTCCGCGTGGAATCCGTCGGATCTTGGACAAATGGTTCTGCCACCGTGTCACACAATGTGTCAGTTCTATGTGGACAATGGAGAGCTCTCGTGTCAGCTTTACCAACGAAGTGGAGATATG GGTCTCGGAGTTCCATTCAACCTTGCCAGCTACGGCCTTCTCACCCACATGATTGCAAAAGTGTGTGGATTGAAACCAGGAACCCTTGTTCATACTCTCGGAGATGCTCATGTCTACTCAAATCATGTGGATGCTCTCAAAATTCAACTGGACCGTGAGCCATACGCTTTCCCCAAAATTCGATTCACGCGAGACGTGGCCTCAATCGATGATTTCACTTCTGATATGATTGCCCTGGATGACTACAAGTGTCATCCAAAAATCCCAATGGATATGGCTGTTTGA
- the unc-63 gene encoding Acetylcholine receptor subunit alpha-type unc-63 (Confirmed by transcript evidence): MGPNDHGFAYILIFLLLSPPTHANRDANRLFEDLIADYNKLVRPVSENGETLVVTFKLKLSQLLDVHEKNQIMTTNVWLQHSWMDYKLRWDPVEYGGVEVLYVPSDTIWLPDVVLYNNADGNYQVTIMTKAKLTYNGTVEWAPPAIYKSMCQIDVEFFPFDRQQCEMKFGSWTYGGLEVDLQHRDKHLEKEIEEDVEGVDGPTKEIVWVVDRGIDLSDYYPSVEWDILNVPGKRHSKRYPCCESPFIDITYEIHLRRKTLFYTVNLIFPSVGISFLTALVFYLPSDGGEKISLCISILISLTVFFLLLVEIIPSTSLVIPLIGKYLLFTMVLVTLSVVVTVVTLNVHYRSPTTHTMPKWMKRLFVDFLPKYLLMTRPQPPGHHSKPNRKFDSRASTFSIGVNHVLGQNSELLSPGLNSNREESSFTLPRDNSPVRSAVESVAYIADHLKNEEDDKQVIEDWKYISVVMDRIFLITFTFACAFGTVVIIARAPSIYDNTPALA; encoded by the exons ATGGGACCAAATGACCACGGTTTTGCGTACATCCTCATATTTCTGCTCCTCTCTCCACCAACACATGCGAACAGAGATGCGAATCGGTTATTTGAGGATCTTATCGCAG attacAATAAACTGGTGCGACCGGTCAGTGAAAACGGAGAGACACTCGTGGTGAcgttcaaattaaaattaagtCAATTATTAGATGTTCATGAAAAGAATCAGATTATGACAACAAATGTCTGGTTACAacat AGCTGGATGGACTACAAACTTCGATGGGATCCAGTAGAATATGGTGgtgtagaagtactgtatgTTCCATCAGATACCATTTGGCTACCTGACGTTGTTTTATATAATAA tGCCGATGGAAATTATCAAGTTACAATTATGACAAAAGCAAAGCTGACATATAATGGAACAGTTGAATGGGCACCGCCTGCGATCTATAAAAG caTGTGCCAAATCGACGTTGAATTCTTTCCATTTGACCGTCAACAATGTGAAATGAAATTTGGATCATGGACATATGGAGGATTAGAAGTTGATCTACAACATAGAGacaaacatttggaaaaagaaattgaagaagacGTTGAAGGTGTTGATGGCCCAACAAAAGAAATTGTATGGGTTGTTGATAGAGGAATTGATTTAAGTGATTATTATCCATCTGTCGAATGGGATATTTTAAATGTTCCCGGAAAAAGGCATTCCAAGCG ATACCCATGTTGCGAAAGTCCATTCATAGACATCACATACGAGATTCATCTTCGAAGGAAAACGTTATTCTACACAGTAAATCTAATATTCCCTTCAGTTGGAATCAGTTTTCTCACGGCACTTGTATTCTATCTACCATCGGATGGAGGtgaaaaaatctcactttGTATTTCGATTCTTATCTCGTTGACTGTTTTCTTCCTTCTGCTCGTAGAGATTATTCCATCAACATCACTTGTGATTCcattaattggaaaatatctTCTATTTACAATGGTTCTTGTCACATTATCTGTggtggttactgtagttacattg aatgtacATTATCGATCCCCAACAACACATACAATGCCAAAATGGATGAAGCGGTTATTCGTggattttctgccaaaatatCTTCTCATGACACGACCGCAACCTCCTGGTCATCATAGCAAA ccaaatcgGAAGTTCGACTCCCGTGCATCAACATTCAGTATTGGAGTGAATCATGTATTGGGACAGAATTCTGAATTATTATCACCAGGACTCAATTCCAATAGGGAAGAGTCTTCATTTACTTTACCACG cgacaACTCGCCAGTTCGATCTGCTGTCGAAAGTGTTGCCTATATAGCGGATCATTTGAAAAACGAGGAAGATGATAAACAG